Part of the Vitis vinifera cultivar Pinot Noir 40024 chromosome 13, ASM3070453v1 genome is shown below.
GTCTCAAAGTTTGGTGATTTTCATGCATGAACTTTCATGTTTGTTGGGTAattcttgatttcaaagaaGGAACAGCTGTCTTAAGATTTCTAGACTTGCAGTTACTTAAAATAGTCCAGAAAAGTGTATATGGTGGGTAAGTAATGGAAGGTATATGATGCATTTATCTCACAGAGGAATAATAATGGAAAGGACACTCCTGTGGAGGAGAAGAAAAGGAGGCGTGAAATATTTGGTATGTAGGCTAAATGCATTTTAGGCCAACCTGACACTGTCCCTTTGGGTCTGTCCAGCAAGATAGAGACCTTTCACAGATTAGGGCTTCAAGGGTACAAAGATAGAAAGATAGGTTTCCTTGGTGCCTATTGTGCCTTCCAGTTTACTACTTGCAGGTTTTCAGACTACATAATCTTTCCCAAAATTAAGACCAATACCGttgataaagataaaaatttattcttaacttttattaattaattattatgttaattactatatatatatatatattaatttaatgtcCATAGAAGAGATGTTTTATGGTTTTcaggaatgaaaatgaaaaaagaggaATAAGAACATAAAGAAAGAGAATcaaaatcaagaatttttttaaagtgcTTACTTCACatgaataagaataaaatttctctttttgaaGTGTTTCTTTgcaattcttttattattttgttttaaaatttacaattgtggaaaaaaaaaacattcttaaATCATACTACATGGATAGATGTTAAAATTggaaaaactaataaattcattattccttttagtgttaagtattacatcgtttatttttataatattttatttttagcaaaaaaaaaaaaaactaatatagtattttttttcaattagaaaaagttaaatattttgatttttttatttagtaaaaaatttataataaatcataaaaaaaagagtagaaaatcaaataacataaaatttaaaagtaaattattttagtaacaagctaaaaaaaataaacatcctCCTAAATTTCTACTTCAATTCTGAATagaaattgaaatcatttttatttttaatgaaattgacaatagttaaagtttaaaatacatttatcgATGTAACATGTGTAAAACATAAAAGTATTAATTTTTGTGTTATGTTATTATAGatgtattttaataaatttaacttCTCTCTCCAATAATTTTTGAAGgagtttaattaaaattattaatgaatgaaaaattaagaaataatataactTGTCAAATTAATGAGAAGGGTAGAAAaggtttaaattttgttttccaaGTGAAAGGAGAATGATTCATTGTCCTTTGGAAAAGGAAAACCATTCCCTTATTTCCAAGGAATGTGTGGAGCCCATATATgctttgatttcattttcaagTAAGTAATGAGATACAAGAAAAGGAAGtgactttctttcctttttattcctAAGAGTATGGATAGTTTTTAGACAATTTGAAAAAAAGTAtaagggaaaaaatagaaagaaaaaaaaaggtttaaaattaatgaattatttttatattatactttaatttaatttaatttattttaactttctatataaggattaaataatttaaaaataaatatatattttttaaatatatataattatatatattttttttcattattttcataataaatcaaacatttaaaaaaaaaatcattttttgaaacttcTTTTTTCCTAACATAACATAAAAGAAGTCAAGTAAACATAATATTAACGAAATAGAGAATAATAAAATTGGACAGGTATAGACAGTTGAATTCTCAAACACAATGACTAGAAGGGAAAAGTTTTTTAAGCACCTATGTATTGTTTATGGAgatacattttcttttttcatatagaaccaaaaattaaaattaaaatacatcaatttttaatgattttcattattatttttttttatctttaaatgtgttttcCATAATAAACCAACCAAATAAtagaatttcaatttaaaaagtcatgaaaaaaaataacttttacacATAAAGGTATACAAGATTTTAATGTGGTTGATTCAATCATGTCTCTCAGAGAGAATATTctattatatgataaaaaatattatagaggaTCAAAATATCATGAAATATCTCATTTTTACTCACTCTTTATATCTTCATCCTAAACTAGGAGCTTTTTTACTCCACCAAATGTCTCTTACTCTTGCTCACATTTATATCCTAATAAGCCCTCTTACTCTATTGAATATCTCTCGTTCTTCTTCATACCTCTATTCACCATGCATAGTTCTTACAAGCTCATCtttctcataactttttccccttataacttataatatttatagagatagtTTTACCAgcttaattttcttattttataagaaatttaattacGATCATATATAAACTTggaaaatatttcatataatattccttttacaaaaagaaatatatttggAATGGAATTTGAGACATCTCCTAAAAATCTTCACTTTGAATCATCTCCATGATCTACGATTTCCTTGTGCGCATCACTTTCCTCCTATGTCACTATGTcatataaaaccaaaaattaaaattaaaatacatcaatttttaatgagtttcattaattttttatatctttaaatgtgttttcCATAATAAACCAACCAAATAAtagaatttcaatttaaaaagtCATGAAAAACAATAACCATTGTACATAATGATATATAAGATTTTAACGTGGTTCAATCAATCATGTCTATCTCAACCAATGAAAGAGAATATTctattatatgataaaaaatattatagagaaCAAAAACGATACAACTATTAGATCTCGAAATATCCCACTTTTACTCACTTTTTATATCTCCATCCTAAATTATGAGTCTTTTTACTCCACAAAATGTCTCTCACTCTTCCTCACATCTATATCCTAATGAGCCCTTTTACTCTATTAAATATCTCGTCCTtcttcacatctctatccactaTGCATAGTTCTCACAAGCTCATctatctcataatttttttctctcataacttataatatttataaagatagtTTTACTAGcttttcttattctataagaaatttaattacaatcatatataaacttaggaaatattctatataatattccttttacaaaaaaaaaatatattttgaatggAATTTGAAACACCTCCAAAAAATCTTCATGTTGAATCATCTTCATGATTTACGATTTCCTTGTGCGCGTCACTTTCCTCCTATGTCACTGTTCCCTTTGTGGACTATGATCTTGCTGTATGTCATGAACCCCTTACTTCTTGTAATAAGAATAATAGAAAAATTGACTCTACTTTCAACTAaacttatttttgtaatattcttTCATGCTCTATTCTCTTTATTCTTCTTGAAATCTTCAAATAAggttctttttatatattttcaactaaggctcttctAGATATTTTCAACCAAAACTCTTTTAGATATCTTCAACCAAGACTTTTCTAGATATCTTCAACCAAGACTCTTCCAAACATATTTAACCTAGGTTATGATACTACTTATTGTGCATGTGAAAGCTTCATATAAAcatattaatagaaaaacacaaaaataaagcaATCCACACATAAAAGTAtatgaggttttaacgtggtttgaTTAATCATGTATATTTCAACGGATAAGAGAGAATATTctattatatgataaaaaatattacaaagaataaaaaatgatacaacTGTTGAGTCTCAAacatttttagtgtttttactcgaagattttttaataaaagcattttttctagaagtgtttttaaggaATCACTTATCATACGTTTCttcaaaaaacattataagtgatttttcatattttctaaattttgttaaatctcatttcttttttttttttttttaaatatttttagggtaaaaatgttttctaaaatcactgtccAACGAACTCTAAGAccatgtttggttcttaaaaaatttgagggaaaatgccaaggaaagaaaacatagaggaaaaaaaaaagttttaaatttaataaattatttatatatatatgtttgttcaaactcattttacttatttctttccattatagtaagatattaaataatttaaaaatatataaatttaaatttattttaattatacgtgatttttttataatgaaatcaaacatgacaaaaccattttccttaatatttttacCCTAATATTTTccgggaatcaaacataacctaagttTTAAATTAGGACAATGGTTAATTTCTACCATTGAACAATTGAATTggaaaaaaagcaaaaacaaatatcattattattgttttttcattgtgaattgaatttggaaattatatttaaattatcaaaaaacaaaactaattttGACACTTTCTGAATGTTTTATTAGACTGAAATTTACTCTTTACATAACGTTTTAGCAAACGTTATGGTATGATTGGTTTCATAAAagtattggaaagaaaaaaatattaaaaaaaaggttatatatatatatatatatttgatttattgtataaaatacaacaagttcaaatataattaaaatcaataaaaatttgatatattttcaaaatattattttttatataaaaaattaaataagtaaaatgaaattgaaataatatttaaaaataattatttattactttttcttttttggtaattttttatatttatatttgtggTATATTTCCATACAACAAATTCTTAGGTTATTTATAAATACATTGAAGATAAGATGAAGTATGAATACTTCCAAATGCAACTATAATATTCAAAATACAAGAGCATATCCAACTAGCAATTCTAGCTAAAGAATATCTAACTATTTGgacctcctttttctttttgttccttCCTTTCTTGTTCTATTccaatatattttcaaagattCAAGTAAAAATTTAACCTGCTTGAGGGCTGGTCGCTCTTGACCATTTCAACAAAGTTGTTCAATCCACCAGTAGAACACTAGGTTGTCCAATTTGGTATACCCACATTGAATTCTAACACCTCTATATATTCTCAGTAATCATCCACCTTTTTCTAACccaatgaattaaaaaaaatgaaaatacaaaaaggGTTAGGTGCCACCATTGTGACCTGCAATTTGTTAAAATAAACAGGCCCTGGTCAAAAATTGTACAACCGGTGACTTGGGGTGCTGGTGATGCCCTGAGACGTCGACCGTCTTCTGCCAAGTTTCACGTCCATGATATCTGTGATGATTCCCGGCTGCGATATTAGGAGATCATCCAGGTTGATTTCGTCATCGGACATGAGGCTCATCGCTTTGGAGATTTTGGGCCGTCGATCACATTTCTCTTGTACGCATAGTAGCCCCACCCTGAGGAAGCGGACGGCTTCCTTTGCTGTAATGTCGCCCCTCATCACTGGGTCCACCAGCTGATCGAGCTTCTTGGTCTTGTACAGTTCCCAGGCCTGCACCACAGGTCCATATCTAAGTGTTGCATGGGGCCTACGTCTGAGCTGGTCTAAGGCCCAGCACATGCCCCTCCAGAATAACTTCTGGTGGCGTGTCTTAGCCTCCCTTTGAATCACCCTAACTTTCTTActtaaatttatcatatgaaAAGAactatttgataatttattcattttctctgTAGATGTATTGCATGAGAGTGGGGTTGTGGGTTATGGGTTGTTGGTGTTACCTTCTGGACGAGGTAATGCTCTCCCAGGTCCAAGTCAAAGTCGATAGCGGTTCTTCCGCTCACAATCTCTAAAATCAGCACTCCAAAGCTATATACATCAGATTTTCTGGTCAAATGCCCACTTAAGGCATATTCCGGAGCAAGATAGCCTCTGCAATATCATCCAACGTGAAAACCCAACACACCATTACTACTACTCATATACTAGATACAATTGAATGCTTAGTAAAGAAATTCATATACAATTCAATTCAAGGTAGCCTGCGAAAAGCTCCTAGAGTTATATATTATAAGGTTATCTAGGTTCTAAATAGATGACATTAATATATAAGACTGAAAGTATGTTATTACAAGTAGTATCAGAATTGATCTCGATCTTGCTGTAAAAATTATTTGGTCCATGAAAACATTATGTCTTCATGGGGTGTTTTATTTAACTATATAGACGCATTTTAAAGTAAGCATCTAAACCTATTTGAGTAGGAGTGATTTCACTTACAATGTCCCGGCAACCCGTGTGGTAATGTGAGTGATGTTGGTATAAAAGAGTTTGGAGAGgccaaaatctgaaatttttGGGGTAAAATCTCCATCAAGAAGTATATTGCTAGCTTTAATGTCCCGGTGAACTACGTGGGGTGTAATGTCCTCGTGGATATAAGCAAGCCCTCGAGCAATCCCCAAGCAAATTTCCCTTCTCGTTTTCCAGCTAAATTTAGCTCTTCTTTTCTCCCCACCTAGAGTTGGAAAAGAATTAGAGAATTAATAAGGGGGTGATTTCTTAAAttgtaagaaaaagaaaaagaaatgaacaaCATTGATGTACGTACGGAGTAAGGTATGAGAAAGGCTATTGTTCTGCATATAGTCGTAAACGAGCATTCTACGGGCTCCATGGACGCAACCACCATGCAGCTTGACAAGATTTTCATGGTTGATATTAGATATTGAAGCCATCTCAGACATAAACTCCCTGTCCCCTTGCTTTGATTCTGCTGAAAGAACCTTCACTGCCACCACTGTTCCATCTTGAAGTCTTCCCTTTATAGTCCAAACCAAAACCGGTTCATTAGCTAACAGTACACATTATAGCTAAATGGAATAGATCATGGGAATTATTATTCAAATAGATTAGTAATTAGTTTGATAAAACACTTCTTTTAATGCTTTCTCCTAACAAAAACATCGGGAGAAAAAACATTTCTgctaaaattaattcaaatagaaacactaagatgatgtttgtttttttcctgaatagaaaatattttggttttttctattaaacCAAACACCACCTATGAACTGTATGAGAATGATTTTAAGAgtgaaaaaaaaggttaaaaacgctttttaatgtttgaaaccatttttttataaattaatgcACGTATGAACTGTATAATTATACCTTATAAACAGATCCGAATCCCCCTTGGC
Proteins encoded:
- the LOC100253059 gene encoding putative serine/threonine-protein kinase isoform X2 yields the protein MKFPLACSECFYPSSDDLHDNNGGRGLPTLQNAHAFTYNEIKIATGGFRSSDKIGQGGFGSVYKGRLQDGTVVAVKVLSAESKQGDREFMSEMASISNINHENLVKLHGGCVHGARRMLVYDYMQNNSLSHTLLRGEKRRAKFSWKTRREICLGIARGLAYIHEDITPHVVHRDIKASNILLDGDFTPKISDFGLSKLFYTNITHITTRVAGTLGYLAPEYALSGHLTRKSDVYSFGVLILEIVSGRTAIDFDLDLGEHYLVQKAWELYKTKKLDQLVDPVMRGDITAKEAVRFLRVGLLCVQEKCDRRPKISKAMSLMSDDEINLDDLLISQPGIITDIMDVKLGRRRSTSQGITSTPSHRLYNF
- the LOC100253059 gene encoding putative serine/threonine-protein kinase isoform X1, whose product is MKFPLACSECFYPSSDDLHDNNGGRVIKSGLPTLQNAHAFTYNEIKIATGGFRSSDKIGQGGFGSVYKGRLQDGTVVAVKVLSAESKQGDREFMSEMASISNINHENLVKLHGGCVHGARRMLVYDYMQNNSLSHTLLRGEKRRAKFSWKTRREICLGIARGLAYIHEDITPHVVHRDIKASNILLDGDFTPKISDFGLSKLFYTNITHITTRVAGTLGYLAPEYALSGHLTRKSDVYSFGVLILEIVSGRTAIDFDLDLGEHYLVQKAWELYKTKKLDQLVDPVMRGDITAKEAVRFLRVGLLCVQEKCDRRPKISKAMSLMSDDEINLDDLLISQPGIITDIMDVKLGRRRSTSQGITSTPSHRLYNF